GGCGAAGCGGAGGCGAGGATCAGCGGCGGTCGGGGGGGCGGGGGGCCGGACATCACTCTCCCGGTTGGCTGGCGAGCGGCGACCTGTAGCGTAGCATCAGGAGGCACGGGCGGAAAATGCTGCACAGGACCGGCAAAGTCCTACCGCGACCGCGAAATCTATGCTACCGTTGTTGCGCTCTCGCCAGCTTTTTGTTTCATTGCTGCGATGTGCTACGCGGGAGTGAGAAATACCGGGAGCACCCGGATAGCCGCGCGACGGCGTTCCGCCGAGGATCAACGTAGCGCGATCGGCCGCGAGCCGGCTGGCACAGCCGGTCTGCGCGGTGGGCTGGTCGCGTTCGAGCGCGAGCCGCTGGCGCCGGCGGCCGTGCACCGGCTGGGCGAGGGCAGCATGAGAGGATCGGGCGTATGGCGCCGCAGCGGTTTGGCAGTACGGTGACGCGGGAACGGGGCGCCGACCAGCAGGGCTACGTCCTCGTGATCGAGGACGATGCGAGCATCCGCGAGTTGATCGGCATGGCGCTGGAGAACGAGGGCTTCCGCTACCGCGCGTCGGCGGACGGCCAGGAGGCGCTGAGCCGCATCGAAGAGGAACAGCCGGCGTTGCTGCTGCTCGACCTCGGCCTGCCCGTGGCCGACGGCGAGGCGGTGGCCGCCTTCACGCAGCACCGCTACGGTGGCGCCGTGCCGATCATCGTCGTCTCGGCCGTGGCGCAGATGGACGCACGCACCTGGCGCATCGGCGCCCGCGCCTTCGTGCACAAGCCCTTCGACGTGGACCACCTGATCGATACCGTGCGGCGCGTGCTGTCCGAGCGGCGCTGACCGCGGCCCCGCCGGCCTCACCCCAACCCCTCTCCAGTTCCTGGAGAGGGGCTTTTGAGTTGGGATCGCGCCGCACACGGTACGGGCACGCCTCCTCTATTCCCTGTTCCCTCGCACGCGCCAGGCATCGGAGGCGGCGCGCGTGGCTCCGGGCGCTGCCGGCGGTAACGGTCGGGTAAAAGCGCACCAGATGGGACAAACGGGCCTGAACCGTATCCCGATGGTGCCGAAGCTGAGAACACGGATGGTTCTTGCTGGGAGAGGAGCACCCCATCTATTCCGCAACAAATGTGAGCCTGTGCGCGACAGATTTCAGAAGAAGTACGTGCGCGACAATGTTTGGGCCGCGATAAGGTAACGTCCAGAGCGGCGGTACACCCGCGGCATCATGGGCGCAGTGCCGCTGCTCAGTGCCGGCGCCGCCAGGCTTCGAAGGCGGCGCGCGTGGCCTCGTTCGGCGGGTAGACGCCGACGATCGAGGCGCCGCCGGCGATCGTGCGCTGCACGAAGCTCTCCAGCTCATCTTGCTCGCGCGCCGCGCGGGCAATCTCCGCCGCCACGGCGCGCGGCAACACCACCACGCCGTCGTCGTCGCCCACGATCAGGTCGCCGGGCCGCACCATCACGCCGCCGCAGCCGATCACCTCGTCGATGCCGACGGCGAAGTGGCGTTCGATGTGCTGCGCCGGGTGCGCCGCCGCCGCGAACACCGGCCAGCCCAGGGCGCGGACGCCCGCCGCGTCGCGCATGGCGCCGTCCGTGACCACGCCCTTCGCGCCGCGCACGCGCATACGTGTGATCAGGATGTCGCCTAAAATGCCGGCGCCGGTGTCGCCGCGCGCATCGACCACCAATACCCGGCCGGCCGGGATGTTTTCCACGATCTTGCGCTGGGGATACTCGGAGTTGGCGAGAATCGCCGGGTCGCGGATGTCTTCGCGCATCGGCACGTAGCGCAGCGTCGTCGCTTCGGCGGCCAGCCGCATGCCGGGTTGCAGCGGGAAGACGCCGCGCATCGCCGTGCTGCGCAGGCCGTTGCGCGTGAGCACGGTGTTGAGCGTGGCCGTGGTCGCGACTTCCAGGTCTTCCCAGAGCGATGCGGGCAACGCCGGCAAGGCGTCGGTCATGCTTCGATCCTTCCCGCGCCTCCGCGCGCCGCCTCAGCGCTCCGGGCCGGGCTCGGCGGGCGGCGCCCAGGCGCCCCGCTGCTGCATACGGCGCACGTTCGGTCGCCAGACCTCGCGCTTCCACTCCTCGTGCTTCATCGGCGCGCGGTCCAGGTAGAGGTTCTTAGGATAGAGCGGCTGCTCGTAGATCAGCTGGGCGATCTCGCTCTTCACATCCTTGCCCAGGCTGGCCCAGAGGGCGCGGTCACGGAAGTCGCGCAGCGCCTCGATGTCCACAGGCCCGGCGACGTAGGTTGAGCCGGCGCCGTAGGGCTGCTGGCCCACGACCTTGCCGCGGAAGTCCACGATCATCGAGCGGCCACCGAAGGTGTCGATCGCCGTGTCGGCGGTGTTGTCCAAGAAGTAGGTGCCCATGTTCGGCGCCACGACGTAGAAGCTGTTGTCAATGGCGCGGGCGCGGTTGGTGACCTCGAAGATCTCGTTGCCCGTCGCCGGGTGCGGATAGGCGGCGCGGTA
The sequence above is drawn from the Dehalococcoidia bacterium genome and encodes:
- a CDS encoding response regulator, with protein sequence MAPQRFGSTVTRERGADQQGYVLVIEDDASIRELIGMALENEGFRYRASADGQEALSRIEEEQPALLLLDLGLPVADGEAVAAFTQHRYGGAVPIIVVSAVAQMDARTWRIGARAFVHKPFDVDHLIDTVRRVLSERR
- a CDS encoding ribonuclease activity regulator RraA, coding for MTDALPALPASLWEDLEVATTATLNTVLTRNGLRSTAMRGVFPLQPGMRLAAEATTLRYVPMREDIRDPAILANSEYPQRKIVENIPAGRVLVVDARGDTGAGILGDILITRMRVRGAKGVVTDGAMRDAAGVRALGWPVFAAAAHPAQHIERHFAVGIDEVIGCGGVMVRPGDLIVGDDDGVVVLPRAVAAEIARAAREQDELESFVQRTIAGGASIVGVYPPNEATRAAFEAWRRRH